Within Plasmodium cynomolgi strain B DNA, scaffold: 0961, whole genome shotgun sequence, the genomic segment aggaAATATCTCACAGTATACACTGATCCTAttcattataaaatatataataatatatgatattttaaataaaatatataatgttttgttatcctattttttcatgtgaaaaaaattgtccatatttctttattttaattgatataaaatatagaattattttcatacatTTATCCGACTGATGAatggtaaaatatattattactaCCATTATCGGGAAATAAAGAACCATTTTCACCTTGCATACTTAAGAAACCCTCTGCGTCTCCTGGATTCATATATAGATCTGTTCCTACATTATTCATACCTCGGCGTCTGAACCAGGACGAAACTGGGGTAAACTGTTGTAGAATGaagtaaattaataattgaatgagaaaatattataattctGATGTatctataaaaattaaatatatttgtttatataagttatttaaaattattgtttattaattaccttatataatagaAGTAAAGTGCCAATTGTTCCAAAAGCTGTAAAACCTGAAGTAACTGCTATATTCTTAGATGGATCTTTTTCTGGGGAGTGATCTGTCTGTGCAGAAATGAGAGGAATTTC encodes:
- a CDS encoding hypothetical protein (putative); its protein translation is MLKSKYTITNTSEQKPWCDKITLSLTTKYPQELTSLNCDEIISQEPCSKVLPRPSDQMECICQPCEIPLISAQTDHSPEKDPSKNIAVTSGFTAFGTIGTLLLLYKFTPVSSWFRRRGMNNVGTDLYMNPGDAEGFLSMQGENGSLFPDNGSNNIFYHSSVG